Below is a window of Chiloscyllium punctatum isolate Juve2018m chromosome 49, sChiPun1.3, whole genome shotgun sequence DNA.
CTTTTTAAGACAGATTCTTAAAAACAACCTCTAGCTGAGGTTTTGTCATTTATCTTGTATTCCTTTGTAGCTGGTGACAATACTTTTTGATAAAGCTTGTGTGAAGCATCTTGGGACATTGGAATGTTGAAGTGACTGTTATAAATGAAAGATGTTGTTGGCTCATTAGATAAGCATCACGTTATGAATCATCGACAAAGCCAGATTATTGTAAAGTTTTATTCAAAATATTACAGTGAAAAAAGCCCTCATCCTTCCTGATCAATTAGACGTTGTCTTGTCTCCATCACTATTTCATCCATTATTTCCGGCTTCAGAATATCTTTGATCTGTAATAAGATCAAAAACAACATGGGCATATAGACCTTATACACAGTGAGCACATCTTTGCTTCAGTGGTAAAAATCTTAAAATCAGGTAATCACGAACCTTGCTGGATGCAAACCAATGCAAGATAAGAATGCTCAATCTCTTAGGGATCTGGATATACCTGATCAAGCAAAAACTTTTATGGTTTATAAAAACAGCCCCAAAAAAACACATTACTGACATGTAATAAAACAGAtacataaaatcatagaatcccttcagcacagaaagaggccatttggcttatcaagtctgcactgaccctttgaagtgCCTCTCAAACCCCATACCCCAGCCCCATAACCTCGGAGGGGTTTATTTTGCAACCAAtccttggaatgtgggaggaaattagaagaaacccatgcagacacggagaaaagttgcaaactccacacagtcacccaagaccgCAATCAAACCTAGTCCTTGGCACTGAAAGgaaacagtactaaccactgtggcCACCCCTACCCAggaacatttaaaatgtattctCCCTTGTCAACTACTGACAGACAAAAAAAGGTAGACAGTAACTTCTCAATCAGGAAATAAATTTGTACATAGTGCTAATCTATAAATTACAATGACTGACTATGCATGTGTATCCATCCTCCATTACTGCAAGTGCTGCTTTTAATGTAGCAAATACATTCACAATATTATTTAAAATGACATTTGAAGTAGGGGTATTAAGTATTTAAACAGTACTATCTCAGTAACTTTAAGCCAGAAAGAATGAAAACTACTAATAGATGTGCAGAAATTAGACTCAACTTTCTCCAACCATGAAACAAGTGcaaagattttgttttaaatttcggATTCTTCAAAGCTGCTCCATTTTAGAAACATTACCTGTTGATGCATTGAAGCTTCATAGCAATACAGAATGCTGGTGTCATACAGCAACAGCTTGTGAATATTCAGAGCAATGATGCAATTGCGGAGTCGTGCGATCACCTCTCTGTCTGATAAAGGAACTGGcttgatcagaaacaaaagcaggagCAATGACATTACTATTGTGTGACATacaaatgtgcaagttaggaatAGGAGAAAGCCACTTGACCCCTTAAGCATGCACCATTTAACAAGATCATTCTTCTGATCATCACCCCAGACATTTTCAAGGCCCTTGTTTGTTAAGGATCTGTCTTTAAAAAATACTTAAGACTCTACTTCAAGAATTATAAAGTCTCTCAACCCTCAAAGAAAGAATCACCTCGCCTGTCTTAAATGGGTAACTCTGATTTAAATCTAGAACTCTGTCTCTACAATTATCTGGGGAGAAAAATTCCAATAGGACAAATTCTAGTAATTTCAGTGTTGAATGCATCTCATGTTCATCTGTGTCCCCTAGTTTTAGTCtcttccacaaggggaaacatcctttcaccATCCACTGTGTCAAGTTCCCTCTTAAAGTTTCAATAAGATTCTCCATCTTCCAAACTCCAACTTTCATCCCCAACCCTTCAGCACTAACTTGGTTCCTCACCTCCAGGTTAGTCACAAATCCTCCTGCCTCATCGTCCTTCTGCTCAGTAAATGGATAAATCCAGATGTAGCCATTATTCCCAAGGATGATGGCAGCTCCACAGGGCAGGTTATGAAAGTGAGTCTTGCGACGTTTTACGAGTGAAGGGGATACCTGGACCAACGTTCCCTGGCCCAGCTGACCGAAGAGATTAAAGTTGAAGAAGAAAGAAAATGGATAAGGAGTCTCCTTTGCACAATGGCAAGTTCCAACATAAATGTAAAATACAGGAGTACTATAAGTTGTTGTTACAGTGGGATCCCTGAAACCAATTTACAGCACCAATCAAGCTTCATAGAAAAGGCTCCCTATATACAATTTCTGCATCAAGTCTACAACACATGCAAAGAGCATTCAACTTAAATCTGCTTTCCCAGTAAACCTGCAAATATTTCTCCTTCAATTATTTACTCAATTAAAGCCTATACTAGAATATGTATCCACCCACCTTACCGTCAAGCCATTCAATGCAAATCCTAACCACTGAACTGTATAATTCTTTTCCACTTGTCACTTCTGATTCATTTTAATCACCTCAGATCTGATCCATTCTAAGTATTGGCTGTGTACATGCCCAGTACGTTATGGGAAATCAAAATGGGCATTTTACACAACAGAAGTGTAGGGGATCATCCAAAAATCACTGCACTGCAGCTAATACTCCTTTAATTGCTGACCTACACTGGTTTCCAATCCAGAAATACATCAATGTTAAAATTAATGCCTtgcattcaatgtctccaggccTTGTCCCTTCCCATCTTTAAGACCCTCAACCCTACAACCCTCCAAGATATCTGCACTCCTCCTTCTATGAATCCTCAAATGTCATTGCTTCACCATCAATTGTCATGCTTTCAGCTGCCTAGACCCCAAGACTAGAATTGCTTCCCGAGATTGCTCTCCCTATTTAAATCCTTTCTTGACTAAGTTCTGGATCACTTGCCCTGATATCTCCATATCACTCCAGTGAAGTACCTTGACAAGGGTTTTACTAAAGTAAAATGTGCTACATGAATAGAAGCTTTTAAATACCTGAATTTCTTTCTTCAAAATTGAGAAAGAAGCATTAGAAGTTGTATTACCTTGCCATACTTCAGACTCCTGGTGTGCAAGGACAGAGCACCATCTGCAAACACAGCCTGTACCTCTGCCTGAATATGTGCTAAGGAAAGTCAACAATATGTAAAGAAATTAAAAAGGTGCTGATCAGATCATAATTTAACTGAAAATGAACGACTTCCTCTTGTTCTTGTGGATGCCACATTTGATATTGAAGGATTCAAATGACATCATTATTGGTTCAGCCAGACAATATTCACTGATGGAAGTCACTTTCACTTGTGTTGAAATCTTTTCAATAAttctgcattttctctctcttcccaatggagtctcacatcagtgatcACCAGAGAGATAGATAAGACACAGGGACAAACTGGCAACAGAAAGCTAATGTCACTTACGTGTAGCATTAATCTGAGACTTTTCCTCTGCACTAAGTTCGCAGATAGGATTGAggagaaaataaattaaaatcaGTTTGAAAATAAACAAAGCTGTCCTCTTCTTAAAATGAACTGACTTCAATAATATTTATGCATTTCTTAAATTAGCATGTTTTTCATAACCCATTTCCCATTGAGCAAAAGCTCTTTAAGGTCTGAAAAGATTATATTCCCTATATAGCTAATCAGGCGTTTCTGGCAAACAGCAGCTCTGGAGAAATTGTATCCTGCAGTCACAATCTCAACTGAACAGGAAAATGAAGCATCCAGGTCCATAATTTACTGAGCAGTGTCACATCTCTCCAGGAGTGCCCCACCAAGGAAACTGCCCCAA
It encodes the following:
- the exosc2 gene encoding exosome complex component RRP4, giving the protein MAVDIRLAKARKRVFLPVEVGKHLVSPGDTITTDTGFMRGHGTYMEDDKLIASVAGAVERVNKLICVKPLQTRYNGEVGDVVVGRITEVQQKRWKVETNARLDSVLLLSSVNLPGGELRRRSAEDELMMRDYLQEGDLISAEVQAVFADGALSLHTRSLKYGKLGQGTLVQVSPSLVKRRKTHFHNLPCGAAIILGNNGYIWIYPFTEQKDDEAGGFVTNLEPVPLSDREVIARLRNCIIALNIHKLLLYDTSILYCYEASMHQQIKDILKPEIMDEIVMETRQRLIDQEG